A genome region from Mycobacterium florentinum includes the following:
- the mnmA gene encoding tRNA 2-thiouridine(34) synthase MnmA, whose amino-acid sequence MKVLAAMSGGVDSSVAAARMVDAGHDVVGVHLALSSAPGTLRTGSRGCCSKEDASDARRVADVLGIPFYVWDFAEKFAEDVIDDFVSSYARGETPNPCVRCNQRIKFAALSARAVALGFDTVVTGHYARLSEGRLRRAVDHDKDQSYVLAVLTAEQLRHAAFPIGDTPKPQIRAEAARRGLAVADKPDSHDICFIPSGDTRAFLGERIAVRPGDVVGSDGAVLANHDGVHGFTIGQRKGLGIAGPGPDGLPRYVTAIDADTATVHVGSAADLEVHALTGRDPVFTAGAAPRGPIECEVQVRAHGETASAVAELVGDELCVRLRVPVRGVACGQTVVLYRPDSAGDEVLGSATIARTSR is encoded by the coding sequence GTGAAAGTTCTTGCCGCGATGAGCGGTGGCGTCGATTCGTCGGTCGCCGCCGCTCGGATGGTCGATGCCGGACACGACGTGGTCGGCGTGCATCTGGCGTTGTCGTCGGCGCCCGGCACGCTGCGCACCGGCTCGCGGGGCTGCTGCTCGAAAGAAGACGCCTCCGACGCGCGCCGCGTGGCCGATGTGCTCGGAATCCCGTTCTATGTCTGGGATTTCGCGGAGAAGTTCGCCGAAGACGTGATCGACGATTTCGTGTCGTCCTACGCGCGCGGCGAGACGCCCAACCCGTGCGTGCGCTGCAATCAGCGGATCAAGTTCGCCGCACTTTCCGCGCGCGCGGTGGCACTGGGTTTCGACACCGTTGTCACCGGCCACTACGCCCGGCTGTCGGAAGGCCGGCTGCGCCGGGCCGTCGACCATGACAAGGACCAGTCCTACGTGCTGGCCGTGCTGACCGCGGAGCAGTTGCGCCACGCCGCTTTTCCGATCGGCGACACCCCCAAGCCGCAGATCCGCGCGGAGGCGGCTCGGCGCGGCCTGGCCGTCGCGGACAAACCGGACAGCCACGACATCTGCTTCATCCCGTCGGGGGACACCCGCGCTTTTCTGGGGGAGCGCATCGCCGTTCGCCCGGGCGACGTCGTGGGTTCCGACGGCGCGGTGCTGGCCAATCACGACGGGGTGCACGGTTTCACGATCGGGCAGCGCAAGGGTTTGGGCATCGCCGGCCCCGGGCCGGACGGTCTGCCGCGCTACGTGACGGCCATCGATGCCGACACCGCGACGGTGCACGTCGGCAGCGCCGCCGATCTCGAGGTGCATGCGCTGACGGGACGGGATCCTGTCTTCACCGCCGGAGCCGCCCCGCGGGGCCCGATCGAGTGCGAGGTTCAGGTGCGCGCCCACGGTGAAACCGCGAGTGCGGTGGCCGAATTGGTCGGCGACGAGCTGTGCGTGCGGTTGCGCGTCCCGGTGCGCGGGGTGGCGTGCGGCCAGACCGTCGTGCTGTACCGCCCGGATTCGGCCGGCGACGAAGTACTCGGCAGCGCTACCATCGCCCGCACGTCGCGCTGA